In Oryza sativa Japonica Group chromosome 3, ASM3414082v1, one DNA window encodes the following:
- the LOC9267917 gene encoding uncharacterized protein, translating to MLPMVMLQGGGGAASSSSSKRRNQQRRQRRKRAAAGKKQGGSPASENNGEEHADAQGCLPDISTSKSENYKERAFSTQGDLPQKAGCDLEANLCAESVQSSSSQLVHSNENSNPKRPEVKNANSAGNSEHCMLDTRKTTDHDTSSMPLQDSRFDANVRIDGLHSTTEERVCQSTVGDGFTGMSNASYNPYSVQENQRIGPFMREPYTLHSHFLHPSHVRGYIGNKFMGFPPVHPMNAFDPFNQGFNFFHTGNIPPYGVSDVHRGLNIYGLSTMGKWEYDYGRHMDYTNVERNELRMTEEAYLSTHNSANFIRPSSLPLTYQQKPPITLLPRVSLTGFRKKKLLILDLNGLLADINQDYHNSHMADAKVRGKLVFRRPYCHDFLSFCLQNFELGIWSSRKKQNVDSVIDIIMRDFRPLLKFCWDMSKCTFTGHKTLENIHKPLVLKELRKLWNKEEPDLPWEQGYYSPSNTLLVDDSPYKALRNPPYTAIFPQPYSYLNSNDNSLGPGGDLRVYLENHK from the exons ATGCTCCCGATGGTGATGctccagggcggcggcggcgccgcctcgtcgtcgtcgtcgaagcGGCGGAACCAGCAGCGCAGGCAGCGGCGgaagcgcgccgccgcggggaaGAAGCAGGGAGGATCCCCTGCCTCAG AAAATAATGGAGAGGAGCATGCTGATGCTCAAGGATGCTTACCTGACATCTCTACTAGCAAGTCTGAAAATTACAAGGAACGTGCCTTTTCAACTCAAGGAGATTTGCCCCAGAAAGCAGGTTGTGATTTGGAAGCAAATTTGTGCGCAGAATCAGTGCAAAGTTCGTCCAGTCAGTTGGTGCATTCAAATGAGAATAGCAATCCAAAGCGTCCAGAAGTGAAGAATGCTAACTCAGCAGGGAATTCAGAACATTGCATGCTCGACACCAGGAAAACTACAGATCATGATACATCTTCCATGCCACTTCAAGATTCTAGGTTTGATGCAAATGTCAGGATCGACGGCCTACACTCCACAACTGAAGAGAGAGTTTGTCAAAGCACAGTCGGTGATGGTTTTACCGGCATGTCAAATGCTAGTTACAACCCTTACAGTGTACAGGAGAACCAGAGGATAGGACCTTTTATGAGAGAACCTTATACCCTGCACAGCCATTTTCTGCATCCATCACATGTTAGGGGTTACATAGGCAACAAGTTTATGGGTTTTCCTCCTGTACACCCAATGAATGCATTCGATCCATTCAATCAAGGTTTTAACTTCTTCCATACAGGAAATATCCCTCCTTACGGTGTATCAGATGTTCATCGTGGTCTAAACATTTATGGATTAAGTACCATGGGGAAATGGGAATATGATTATGGAAGACATATGGATTATACCAATGTAGAGAGAAATGAACTGCGCATGACAGAAGAAGCTTACTTATCAACACACAATAGTGCTAACTTCATAAGGCCTTCAAGTTTACCTCTGACATATCAGCAAAAGCCTCCAATCACCTTGTTACCAAGAGTATCCTTGACAGGGTTTCGGAAGAAAAAACTTCTTATTCTAGATCTTAATGGTTTGCTTGCGGACATCAACCAAGATTACCACAATTCCCATATGGCTGATGCAAAGGTTCGAGGCAAACTAG TCTTCCGAAGACCTTACTGCCACGATTTTCTTAGTTTTTGCTTACAAAATTTTGAGCTAGGCATATGGTCCTCAAGAAAAAA GCAGAATGTTGATTCAGTCATTGATATCATCATGAGAGATTTCAGACCTTTGCTAAAATTTTGTTGG GACATGTCTAAATGCACATTTACTGGACACAAAACATTGGAGAACATTCACAAACCATTGGTACTGAAGGAATTGAGGAAACTGTGGAACAAGGAAGAACCTGATCTACCGTGGGAGCAGGGGTACTATTCGCCTTCTAATACGTTACTTGTGGATGATTCTCCTTACAAGGCACTGCGTAATCCG CCATATACTGCCATTTTCCCTCAACCCTACAGTTATCTTAACAGCAACGATAATTCATTGG GCCCTGGTGGAGATCTTCGTGTTTATCTAGAgaaccataaataa